DNA sequence from the Raphanus sativus cultivar WK10039 unplaced genomic scaffold, ASM80110v3 Scaffold1275, whole genome shotgun sequence genome:
gcagatcACTTGATGAACATTGTGGAACCAGCTGATAGTTGCTTGACATCATCTGATGACTGGGGCGGTTTCAAATCAAATACTAATCTCTTGGACCAATCCAGCAGCAATTACCCATGGTGGGATTTTTGGTCATGAACAATATAAGGTCTTAATAAACATATAAGATGAAGAGAAAACTATGTACTTTTAGTCTTTTGTAGACTAAAAAAGATCAAGAGAGAGCGAGATAATGGATAAaaactcaaatcaaaatttacaagTCTGCATCACATGATATAGAGGTGTTAGGTCAAGCAAATGACTCGTCTGTATAAATTGTGCTAGGAAGAGTCGGTGTGTTCTCTTAGTTAATTAGTCTTTACAATAATGTAGTAAGTACTCATCATGCTTTGTAGCTAAGTAGTTATAAGATTTGATTTAGATGAAATAAAGGATCGAAGGCGAAGAATCATCTATGTAATATATTGTTTGTGCATCATTATGTATAGACCAATACAAGAATTAAGTTGGGTTTTAGTGACAAAACATTGATATTAGGAACACGAGAAGAACAATGGCACCCAGTTAAAAACATCTTCTTAACTCAGAAAGGTTTAAGcacattttatttaatcaaagcatatataaaattttgaaataaagatATGATGTCCAAAAAATTGGGTTTGATTATGAACGGAGAGATAAATCAATCGACCAAACCATGCAGACTAAAATACATCGCGGAAAACGCTTGTTCGAAATCAACGATTAGATACAATTTACTCTTTGATGTGTATATATCATCTGTGATTAGAGCATTAGGAGGCCATAGCCAGGATGGCCTTCTCTCAATCTGTTTTGCCAATAAAGCCTAAGGGTTTGTTTTTAGTTCTTATGCAAACTTTCATTGTATATCTTTTAATTGCAATAAagtttacattaaaaatatatctatcttattaaaacagaaacattgtaaTGGACCTAACtattattttgtaagattttaaattaaatgcacACTCTCTTGTATAGGTATATGATATCCACATGAATTCATTAATAGACTGagactctttcttttattttgttggtttagGAAATAAATGGTCCAACGTTaattaaaagatttgaaatatattcatGTTCATAATCATACGATTAGCAACTccatcttttctttatttaagtTAGTGCATAGTTGCATAcgattattgtttaaaattgtcCTCGGGTTCAACATAacatattatgtacaaatatatGTACAGATACTATTTACCTCTATATTATGTAatgtgtaatattattaaaattgaatttaatacCACCAAACCTTAAGAATACATATAAACATTTCTTTGAGAAtatatcttctctattaaaaaagatgtatcatttttatctactataaaatagtcatatgattataattttattataaaataattttaattagaattttattataaaaacaaaataaaataaaaccaaattttattatattagtctACTGTAAATGTTCATTATACATTTTTgtctacataaatatataaaataccaaaattttaacaaatgtttgactaattattttatattagtttaatatcttaataaaattgaaattatgtgTATATGCACGGGTCTGAATAATAATGTTAACtagacatataaatataaatataactattataaaactaaaaatatataacactaaaaatattaaatttatttataaaacatgtttAATAGATTAACAAAATGACCCATAAttctatatttacaattatggGTGATTTCGCTAATAAGATATATTAGGAAATTGCCTTAGAGAATATTTGTGTAGTATATATTCGATGCATATGATTATTTACATAACATATATAGATATCTCGAATTTTactttcaaagaaaatattttatggaaaaaTACATTCACCAAGTCATTACAATTATACATAATATCTCGGTAACCATATATTGTGATTtggtatttattataaattacttaattggtttagtatatatatatcggTGGTACATTATTGTTAccctaaaattaaatataaatactgaTCTTCTACATCATCTTTACACACCCACGATCacttccaaaaaaataataataataaaaatgacgAAACTAAacactttttgtttatatatcagACACATGTAATATATTAGACAtcagaatataataaaattcaccgagtaaatatgtaataattgttttttaaataattaactttataatgtacaaaaaataaattaaaaaatttcataacaataaaaaaacatatctcatgcttccaaaaaatatgaaaacccgcccgaccgggcgggtcatgatctagttcaAAGTAAATGAAATTGTAGTCAAATAGGCGTGCGTATCtatatgaaactttttttttttttttgagcaatcTATCTATATGAAACTTAAAATAACAGAAAGCCGCAAAAAGAAAAGTACCATTAAACTAACTCACAAGAAGCCCATTTATAAATCGAGTTTGCTTAAAATGAAAGCCCAGAGGATATGTAGTATACAACGACATCGTATCAACTGTTCGACGAAACAAACGAGGCacacaaattttcaaaaagtatcTTAAAGTTCATCGCAGAAGAAGCTTATTCGAAATTAAAAAATTTTTTATTAAGAGTGTCAGTTGTATACGCCCTTGAAATACGTTTCTACactcaaaatgtttttttttttttgctaaatacaCTCAAAATGTTTAAAAAGCATTAGGGATTAtttatggttttaattttttttgataatataagTGACAAAAAACCAGTTGATCTTAGTTCATCAAATCTAAAACTAATCACATGATATTGTTTATGTCGTTTGGtataatgaaaaatgaaaagttCCACACAGTCaaaaagtttaatttgattCATATTCGAACTCTAGTTGATTAACAAGTATTCAAAGTGTGTAAGAGAATGATGCAAAGCTTTTTGGTAGGAGAATATCTTCAAGGtgagacagagagagaaagtttgCATGCAAGTTGAGGTTACATAACTCCATCACTACACTTTATCAGAATCAAATCTTCACCTAGCTTAGACCGTTCGATcgaatcaaaaaatattttgaattcatCGGTGCATTAGCTAAACGCTAGATTTATTTTACTCGGATCAACGTTTATTTATTAGTTGATCTTATTTCCTTTTGGATGTTAACATTCACGTTTATCTGATTTGGATAACACGAACACAAAATTGTCAATTTATTGATTAAACACCGGTCGAATGTCTACTGTGTCTAGTATTATTGGTTTTCGAGATCGATCGTACTAAATCCATGTAAACTACGATGATCGGATGATATAATTATTAGGGATAAATGTCCCACATCGCGTATTAGAATTGatctttagtaatatataagatagatgagtcACTCCAGTAattaccaattggttttaagtgtgaagcccatttagcttaacatggtatcagaacCCGATCCATTATCGATCCAGTCCAAAGTCGGTCCATCGATCCAGTCCAAAGTCGGTCCATCGATCTTTGTTCAAACATTCCGAGATTGATGCTcagagagccatcatctcgataGAGCATATTAGGGACAAATGTtccacatcgggtattggaagggatctttagtaatatataagatagatgtgcTACTCCATTAATTATCAATTAGTTTTAAGCGTGAAACTCATATAGCTTAACAATAATATTCAATGTGATTTTCTGCAAACCAGAccaatttactaaaatatattatttcgtGGGTGGCAATACAGCATGTCTATCTTACAGTGTAACAAAGTGTAGCAGATTCTCTTAAaaggtttttgtttttaaaattgaaaattttcattaaaaaaaacacaggTTGCGCCATATCTTGCTTACCCTCTTTTTCTCCTTGATAGATCTTAactttggtttagtttatttcGAATATTGGGAGCATAGAAAATGGGAAAGTTAACCCTATTAAATTGTATCGACAGGTTGCCCATACATGTCTGTAGATCTTAACCCTATCAAATTGCATCGAGAGGGTTTTTTTCTTGGTAAACTTGTATCGGGAGGTTGCCCATACATATCtgtagttaaaaaataaaaaacaaattgaatatACATTGgaaagtgttttttttataaagcgATCATCATAACTTAAATTTGGGTCGAGATCGTTACTTTTGAAAATGTGATATGGTGTTAGGTGTACATTAGATggttataattattataattacaatataatattagtaagtcaaagtatatattatattttgttgacAAAATAAAAAGTACAATCATAGTAGTATCGAAAAAGTTTTAATGTGACCTATATACATATCCGGGAATAAATTCTAGGCACAAATCGGAtatccgggtttttgaaggtatttgtgatttactttGAATGTTatagatatctaatttttcgatttaatttatttcaaaaaaatacagatattcaaaaacggatatccggaaataAACAGATATTCGCGGATATTTGCGAATACTTACGGATATcacatttgttttgattaatacaagtGATCTTAAAAGTTtgatacaaatttattttgtaaaaatatttttttccatgatataaaagataaaaattaaaagaaataatgaatcatacatatttgtaaatttttaaatttagttaaaaattataataacacaaaacttaagaaaaaatttataattgtcataaatgttttctctTAGTTTTATGTAATagttttatataagtaataatgtcaacataatctgtcaaatcatatgttagaataataattatataattttatatatttaaatctttaaatataatcaagatatacatgtatttatatattgacggattgGATCGGATATttgcttcccaaaattttaatatttgtgatttgtttcgaTTTTAatggatattgaattttaatatttgctttccttcgaaagcttacggatttCCAAAATTTTTGGATCGAATAGaaacgaataacgaatcgaatcaaatttaacggataaaatgctcATAGTAGACTTCCTTAGCATTCTCTCGGGAAAGAAAGAAATCAAATAAAGAACTTTgaggaaaatattattttaccataatttttaaaatagcttTGATGTCAGCcttaatactattaaaacatctaaatacatataaaatgtaaaatactaaatttaaaataagttaaatACGTCTACTATTTTATATCAGTATAATCATAATGGAACATAGAATCTGTATTTTTAACTTGTGTGGAATCCTAACAAAAAGGCTGGAGTGAAGTatgtcaaaataatatttgtaattatacTAAAAGAAGAGGGTTCCAGACGTCAAAAGAGAGGAGATGGTTCTAATTGATAAGAATGACTTTTGAAAATCAACCATTGATGTTTAAATTTCATCATTGCTTATCTATAGTTGGTACTAAGGCCTATCTTAAGTACGTACTATAACGTACAAATACTTTTCGGCAATGAAATATATGAGTGTATTTTTACACTCACTGATTTAAAACGCGCTATGCATTAGCATATGAATTTCTAACATCTAACTGTATATGTAGACACTTAAACAGTATCTAAGCAAAtacatgtttttatataatataaatgtcaaattattatatgtctattagttttataaaaagtaatatttcaaatataatttataggctgacaaaaaaactttatatttacaTGAGTAtagtttaacatatataaatagtttcaaattataaaaaaactaaaacaagtttgaatatataaagatgataaatcttataaataattatttccaaataattaatctaatagccataattatatatacacatgatattaataatatataataatattaatactttaacttttgaaaattaatgCTTAAAATTTGTTTAGACATTTTATAATGTCTGTCTGAACGTTATTATGCATTTAACCTATATAAATCCACATAAAATTGTATACATGAAAACGAAAatgttataattaattattgtatagCACCTAAATGCCGTATGTCTAAACATGAATACCGTATTTTAGAATATTGATTAAACTATTGTGATATATGGTCATTGTTTGAAACTAAACTCATTAACAACATTTTAGTTTGCCCCGTCTAAAAGCGGAATCGACTACGTTCATATAGAGACATCCCCTTCAAGAAATTGTCGTTTCCATGACCCAACAAAACTATTGATGACAAAACCCGCTAATTTTTTCATGTTTTGTTGACTATCCGGTGAATACCCATAAATGTTGTGTGTTGTGGATATTAGCAGAACGTTAGAAAACAATTACGAAAACATTTTCTACCAAATCAGTTCAATACACATGCatttattacaatttatatttaaaattttgcatataattgaaaaataatacgTTGTTATACTTCGTCAATTCCATGAATCatctaaatttttgttatgaTGACCAAACTGTGTAGAAGTAGATCTACTGAAACATAGTCAAATGTTGAAATCAGATGTGGGGGGGAGGAGTTGCAATCCTTGCCAGACCATTTAATGACCAAGTCTTATCTTTGGACGGATCCTCACTGGTTTCAGACCAAAaccgaaacaaaacaaaacatatacataaataacCATGACAAAACAAGATAAAGCATAGGTGGATGTTAGATCAACAGACAGGCAGTTCTAATCAGAAGCACACGAGAGTTTATCTGATCGTTGTCGACAAGCACTTAGCAAACGATATATGTATATGGGACAATATGAGATTTTGTGTGTTCACCGAATCATGTGGGACCTTACATAACCATTGTGCCATTTGGTTCATCTCCTCTAATTAAGCTTGATTAGGTTAGGCGGTCGATACTATGGTAATTTCCCAGCCATTTTTCCACCGAAGCCAAGTGCATATGCCAATTAAACCACACTCACAATCTTGGCACGATCACGCAATTGGTCCCTCGAACCTCACACACGTGACATAACCAGAGAGCGAATGATCTGATAAGTCAAATCTGTAAACAAAATCAACGGATGAAAACAAAAAGCTGTTAAAGATCCACATAAAATTCATTTACCTCTGTTAAAATTAGTCAATATGCGTTGTCACgaattttttttcatgttcAGTTCCGTTTGATTATTTGTTACAGCAAATACTTATCAGTTCGATCTAAATACCACGAAACTTCTAACACATAAATATTTCCTGTGGaatctttatataaatataagaatatTCTAGTTTTAAACACCACGTTTTAGCGGCAGATGAATTATAAACTGATAGCAACAATCATGTGGCTAAGATAGCATTATTAGTTATCAAAGGTCAACAATATTTGAGTCATTCTACCAAAATATAAGATAATGTATATACGACTGGATAAGAATAACATATCTTATGACTTATAgttaataatgtttagtaatttttatatatgatatcACAGAAGAAATATTgtgataaaatttataaatgtatggtggtaaatattcatatataaaatgtataatataaaatagtaattacTCTGTACTAAGTTTAGTAAACTAATATAAGTTTGACTCGTGGATTAGTAGTACCAAGTACAAAAAGACACGCTATCTTGATATTACCTGTTTACAGTTGAGTTTACTCTTAACATTTCTAGATCACGGTTAGTTAAATGACAAGTTTGTCTTGTTACATTAGAAAAATAATGAAGCGCGCAACTGTGGACAACCCCTATTGGAGAACTCATTTATCGCTCCCACGTCCATGTTAAAAAACGTATTGAGAGTTGGAAAGTGTCAAGCCGTTATAAGTTccttttgtaacattttttagCCAAAAAAGAGACTTATTAATCAAGAACTCGTCAGATATTAAAATACTCAAATCTGACACGGTTACAATATATAGTACACACGGTCATTTCGTATCGGTTACAGTcaaattaaattgtaaaattcTTAATATTGGTTGAGATAAACCTaggtttttaaaacaaaatgtaGGCAATTAAACCATTTTCTTATTCGGCAAAACTAGTTATTACCTAGGTCTCCGTGATTCGAGTACAGTACCGATGACTTcagttttagatttttactGCGAAGATACTGAATTTGGGCTCCACAAAATATGACATCACTCGAAGTAGCATAGATCCAAGGGAGTTTGAGAGTTAAGACTCACGCGCCAACGTATGACGGCGCTGAGCCGTTAAACTCATTTTCTTATTGGGATCCCTTTTCTTATTAGTCACCGTACCGGATGCTCTATGATCAACTTcagtttttttgtaactgtatgATCAACTACAGTTGGTTGTAATCTTTTTGTGAACCGCATAACATAGTAATATGTAGGgtagttttctttgttttggcCGGTATACGACCAAAGAGGCATTATATACTTATAGTGCTTGTATCCTCTCACCATTTTCATAATTTCAATGCTATCCCTCGCTCCTCCTCTAGTtcttaattatgatttatattttttcttaaactctAATTGCTTTATTTCAGCTTTTTTAGAACAATCAAATTCCTTGTttacatatataagaaaacaagtGACATTACTTTAAAAATTTTGGAGATTAAAAATCTAGAACAATCAAATTCCTAATACTTCGTGtagttgtaatatttatataagtatattCCCCCCGTttgttaaaaatacatattctaaggaaaaaaatgtttcaaaaaaaaaaaatttatattatcaatatatttttattaataatgattaattgcaaattttaaaaatatttatataatttactgAATTCTTATTGGTTTAGAATCATGAAAAATAGATAATCACATAAAATTATGCTTTcaatacttaaatttaatatttttattaatatgtgtgaaaaagataaaatatgtaatattttgaaACGAGTATTGAAAGAAAAACTTGATATGAAAGACAACAAAAAGTTATATGTAAATAAGCAGCTAGATAATTGATTGGGATACGTCAAGTCAACTGGGTTAcaaattactccctctgtttctataagatccatgttttagatttttcacacttattaagaaaaacataaaattttagttaccaatgcattgtttttattaattaacaattccccaaaattttgaaccaataagattttaataaatacaattatatttttggaaatatacaatttttcattaattaatgtcttgaaaatgtagaaaatgtatctttttgaaacaaattttttttctaaaacatgaatcttttaaaaacagagggagtaacaGATATAATGAATTTCATTAATACAAGCAGACTCCATGATTTACGTTTTATTCAACGGTCGCGATGATAATTAACTTAGCGTTTGCAATAAGTTAAATGATGTAACCATCACATTACACCTATTTATTACATTCTTTAGTTTATATTCCTAATCAATAAGATTCATATTTTCATTCAATTGCAATGAAAGCCACCTGTTGCAAATACAGATGTTATGCACggttaaaattacaaatattcaTGTTTACAAAACCATGTAAATCATTTAAACGGTTACATTCAAAGTGgtgttgttgttttattttatatggaaaACACCTTTTTGGTGTTTATTTATCAACAGATCAATGAACAAGAAGACTCTGTAACCATCTTTATCTTGTGGCTGAACggtcttgctttttttttcctttcaaaaaaaatattggaatAAAAACTACAAGCACTTTCaagttttcaatttcaattgTAAGATATTCATCCAAAAGAGATTCACAATCGTCAACGTCGATCGAGTCTGCTGGAAACAAGCTCGGCAGCTTTAATTATCTAGCTAAGTAATGGggaattacatatattttgttcCATTGACGTATTTTACTCTATGTACACTCTTACACATATAGATTTTATTTCAAACCCTTCTAATAATAACGggttaaataatcaaattagtaATTATGTAACTGCACATGAATACGCATTTTCAAAAAACAACTAggaaattatttgatttttgccTTATACATATGTGTGTGTGAAAGATTGGATTTATGGATTTATGGATTTATgatttttggcaaaaaaaaaaagattggatTTATGATCAAAATTCCGAAAacttatttgaaaattttatatttatgtatgtaaTGATTTTAACACATTCttgatgatgacaaaaaaaaagaatattagaaCAATGAACACATTCTTGATGATGGCAAAAAAGAACACATTCTTGACATAGAGAGGGATAATAGAATAACATACAACtacaacaaatatattattaaaaatcctctaaattatatattctaaaggaaatcatatacatatacatatacaaagaacattaaatatcttttttacaaaaaaaaaaaaaaaaaaaaaaaaaaaatatttttttacaaaatggTAACAGTTTTGTTGAGTTCTGATTATCTATATAAAGACCAAGCCATCTGCTGATCTTTAAGCCCCCACAAACCAAAATACACtctctttttgtttctctcccTTTTCTCTTCAAGCTCACATACATTCCCGTTGATCCCCCATGGCTACTGAACTCGAAAGCTCCTTAATCTTTGCCCTTCTTTCCAAATGCAGCGTTCTAAGCCCAACCAATCTAGCTCTCTCTGTCCTAGCCATCGTATTCGCATGGCTCGCCGTCTCTCTGTTCTGCTGGACATATCCCGGTGGGCCTGCATGGGGCAAATATCTCTCCCGCCGGTTAACTAACAAAACCGGTACGGTTATTCCCGGTCCAAGAGGGTTCCCTTTTGTGGGAAGCATGTCTCTCATGTCCAGCACTCTAGCTCACCGCCGAATCGCAGATGTTGCTGCGAAGTTCGGAGCCAAACGGCTCTTAGCTTTCAGCTTAGGCGAGACACGCATGATCGTCACGTGCAATCCCGACGTTGCTAAAGAGATTCTCAATAGCCTTGTTTTTGCTGACCGGCCGGTTAAGGAATCGGCTTACTCTCTGATGTTTAACCGGGCGATTGGTTTCGCACCACACGGTGTTTACTGGCGCACTCTGCGTCGGATCGCTTCGAACCATCTCTTTAGTCCGAAACAGATCAGACGTGCCGAGACGCAGAGGCGAGTGATCGCTAGCCAGATGGTGGGACTTCTTGAAAAACAGAGCACTAACGGAGTAGGTCATGTTCGTGAATTGCTCAAAACGGCGTCGCTTAACAACATGATGTGCTCTGTTTTCGGACAAGAGTACGAGCTTGATCAAGACCATAGTGAGTTACGTGAATTGGTCGAAGAAGGCTATGATTTGCTCGGAACATTGAACTGGACCGATCACCTTCCTTGGTTATCGGAATTTGATCCACAGAGAATCCGGTCTAGATGTTCCGCACTCGTACCGAAGGTAAACCGGTTTGTATCCCGGATTATATCCGAGCATCGTAATCAAACCGGTGACTCGCCTCGTGATTTCGTGGACGTCCTGCTCTCCCTGCATGGCTCTGATCATTTATCCGACCCGGACATCATCGCCGTTCTATGggtaattaaattatataagtccaataaaacatgaattttataGACGGAATGTGACATGCGGTAGGATAAataaagcattaaaatatgtattatcagattttattaaaaaatttgagtactataaatactatattgtatttattatggttatattaTTCTCACAGGAGATGATATTCAGAGGAACAGACACGGTGGCGGTTCTAATCGAGTGGATCCTCGCTAGGATGGTGATTCATCCAGATATTCAAGCAACGGCACAGGCTGAACTTGATTTAGTGGTCGGAAAATCAAGAGCTGTAGATGAATCTGACTTGGCTTCACTTTCATATCTGACGGCTGTGGTGAAAGAAGTCCTGAGAATGCATCCTCCAGGCCCACTTCTTTCATGGGCCCGTTTGGCCATAACTGACACGATCGTTGATGGTCGTTTTATTCCGGCAGGGACCACAGCAATGGTAAACATGTGGGCAATAGCGCATGATCCACACGTGTGGGTCGATCCTTTGGAGTTCAGACCTGAGAGATTCATGACCAAAGAAGGTGAGGTGGAGTTCTCGGTTCTTGGGTCGGATTTGAGACTAGCGCCTTTCGGGTCTGG
Encoded proteins:
- the LOC108853508 gene encoding cytochrome P450 78A6 — encoded protein: MATELESSLIFALLSKCSVLSPTNLALSVLAIVFAWLAVSLFCWTYPGGPAWGKYLSRRLTNKTGTVIPGPRGFPFVGSMSLMSSTLAHRRIADVAAKFGAKRLLAFSLGETRMIVTCNPDVAKEILNSLVFADRPVKESAYSLMFNRAIGFAPHGVYWRTLRRIASNHLFSPKQIRRAETQRRVIASQMVGLLEKQSTNGVGHVRELLKTASLNNMMCSVFGQEYELDQDHSELRELVEEGYDLLGTLNWTDHLPWLSEFDPQRIRSRCSALVPKVNRFVSRIISEHRNQTGDSPRDFVDVLLSLHGSDHLSDPDIIAVLWEMIFRGTDTVAVLIEWILARMVIHPDIQATAQAELDLVVGKSRAVDESDLASLSYLTAVVKEVLRMHPPGPLLSWARLAITDTIVDGRFIPAGTTAMVNMWAIAHDPHVWVDPLEFRPERFMTKEGEVEFSVLGSDLRLAPFGSGRRICPGKNLGLTTVTFWTAALLHEFEWGLSNGNGVDLSEKLRLSCEMANPLAAKLRRRRT